ATGTTATAAAAGTATTTTCTATAAAAAACCAATTTGATTTTAAAGTTTTAGAACCTTATGAAACGGTTTGCGATAATTACCTATTTGATACCAAAGGTAAAGAACCAGGTGGTAATGGTTACACTTTTAATTGGAACGTCTTAAAAAGCTACCCTTCTGCAAAACCTTATTTTTTAAGCGGAGGTATTGGATTAGACCAAATGGATTCTATACTTTTATTTTTAAAAAGACCAGAATCTTACTTGTGTCTTGGATTTGATTTAAACAGCAAATTTGAAACTGCTGCCGGATTAAAAGACACCACAAAATTAAACGATTTCA
This portion of the Olleya sp. Bg11-27 genome encodes:
- a CDS encoding phosphoribosylanthranilate isomerase, with amino-acid sequence MKLKVCGMKNENNILDVADLDPNYMGFIFYEKSSRYFDGVIPELPEHIKKIGVFVNSTFDYIKGKVEKYDLQGVQLHGDESPELCQRLKELDLYVIKVFSIKNQFDFKVLEPYETVCDNYLFDTKGKEPGGNGYTFNWNVLKSYPSAKPYFLSGGIGLDQMDSILLFLKRPESYLCLGFDLNSKFETAAGLKDTTKLNDFKQKLIANNYEL